One bacterium BMS3Abin11 genomic region harbors:
- the nifH1 gene encoding nitrogenase iron protein 1 → MATRQCAIYGKGGIGKSTTTQNLVAAMAELGKKVMIVGCDPKSDSTRLMLHAKVQNTIMEMAAEAGSIEDLELEDVLKVGYGDVKCVESGGPEPGVGCAGRGVITAINFLEEEGAYDEDLDFVFYDVLGDVVCGGFAMPIRENKAQEIYIVVSGEMMAMYAANNISKGILKYARSGSVRLAGLICNSRNTDKELELVEALAKRLGTRMIHFIPRDNAVQRAEIRRMTCIEYDPKAKQSDEYRQLAQKIIDNKNQVIPTPITMDELEGLLMEFGILEEEDESIVGKTAEEEVAAGGA, encoded by the coding sequence ATGGCAACACGTCAATGTGCAATTTATGGCAAGGGTGGTATCGGCAAGTCCACCACGACCCAGAACCTGGTGGCCGCGATGGCGGAGCTCGGTAAGAAGGTCATGATCGTGGGTTGCGACCCCAAGTCCGACTCCACGCGTCTGATGCTGCATGCCAAGGTCCAGAATACCATTATGGAAATGGCGGCCGAGGCCGGGAGTATCGAAGATCTGGAGCTGGAAGACGTACTCAAGGTGGGTTACGGCGACGTCAAGTGCGTCGAGTCCGGCGGCCCGGAGCCCGGCGTAGGTTGCGCCGGCCGCGGTGTGATCACCGCCATCAATTTTCTGGAGGAGGAGGGCGCCTACGATGAAGACCTGGACTTCGTGTTTTACGATGTGCTGGGCGACGTGGTGTGCGGCGGCTTCGCTATGCCCATCCGCGAAAACAAGGCCCAGGAGATCTACATTGTGGTCTCGGGCGAGATGATGGCCATGTATGCCGCCAACAATATCTCCAAGGGTATCCTCAAGTATGCCAGGTCCGGCAGCGTACGTCTGGCCGGTCTAATCTGTAACTCCCGCAACACCGATAAAGAATTGGAGTTGGTCGAGGCCCTGGCGAAAAGGCTTGGCACTCGAATGATCCATTTTATTCCGCGTGACAACGCGGTGCAGCGCGCCGAGATCCGGCGTATGACCTGCATTGAATACGATCCCAAGGCCAAGCAGTCCGATGAATATCGCCAGTTGGCTCAAAAGATCATCGACAATAAGAACCAGGTGATCCCGACGCCGATCACCATGGACGAGCTGGAAGGCCTGTTGATGGAATTCGGCATCCTGGAAGAGGAAGACGAAAGCATCGTCGGCAAGACAGCCGAAGAGGAAGTGGCGGCGGGCGGTGCCTGA
- the nifD_1 gene encoding nitrogenase molybdenum-iron protein alpha chain — MSTMTRKETEALIQEVLEVYPEEVKKDRVEHLAVNGCSPGQAEKCIISNKKSLPGVMTARGCAYAGSKGVVWGPVKDIIHVSHGPVGCGQYSRAGRRNYYTGTVGVNTFGTMNFTSDFQEKDIVFGGDKKLGKLIDEIESLFPLSKGITIQSECPVGLIGDDISAVAKEKSKELNKTVVPVRCEGFRGVSQSLGHHIANDSIRDWVLGARDDDNSFEVTPYDVAIIGDYNIGGDAWASRTLLEEMGLRVVAQWSGDGTLSEIELTPKVKLNLLHCYRSMNYISRHMEEKYGIPWIEYNFFGPTKIEESLRRIAAFFDDKIKQGAERVIEKYRPECTAVIEKYRPRLEGKKVMLYVGGLRPRHTIGAYEDLGMEIVGTGYEFGHDDDYDRTLKEAGDATLLYDDLTGYEFEEFVKRIRPDLIGAGVKEKYLFQKMGIPFRQMHSWDYSGPYHGYDGFAIFARDMDMTLNNPCWSQLTAPWKREQQQGGE; from the coding sequence ATGAGCACAATGACACGTAAAGAGACCGAGGCCCTCATCCAGGAGGTGCTTGAGGTCTATCCCGAGGAAGTAAAAAAGGACCGCGTGGAGCATCTGGCGGTCAATGGTTGCAGCCCGGGACAAGCTGAGAAGTGCATCATCTCGAACAAGAAGTCCCTGCCCGGGGTGATGACCGCCCGTGGTTGTGCTTATGCCGGTTCCAAGGGCGTGGTCTGGGGACCGGTCAAGGACATTATCCACGTCTCCCACGGCCCGGTGGGGTGCGGACAGTATTCCCGCGCCGGGCGCCGCAACTACTACACCGGGACCGTCGGTGTGAATACCTTCGGCACCATGAACTTCACCTCGGATTTCCAGGAAAAGGATATCGTCTTTGGTGGTGACAAGAAGCTGGGCAAGCTCATCGATGAGATCGAAAGCCTGTTTCCCTTGAGCAAGGGCATTACCATCCAGTCTGAATGCCCCGTCGGCCTTATCGGTGACGATATCAGCGCGGTGGCCAAGGAGAAGTCCAAGGAATTAAACAAGACAGTGGTACCCGTGCGCTGCGAGGGTTTCCGCGGCGTGTCCCAGTCGCTGGGGCATCACATCGCCAACGACTCCATACGCGATTGGGTGTTGGGCGCCCGCGACGATGATAACAGCTTCGAGGTTACACCTTATGACGTGGCCATCATCGGCGATTACAACATCGGTGGCGACGCCTGGGCCTCGCGCACCCTGCTGGAGGAGATGGGCTTGCGCGTGGTCGCCCAGTGGTCCGGTGACGGCACCCTGTCCGAGATCGAGCTTACCCCCAAGGTCAAACTCAACTTGCTGCACTGTTACCGGTCCATGAACTACATCTCCCGGCACATGGAAGAGAAGTACGGCATTCCGTGGATAGAATACAACTTCTTCGGCCCGACCAAGATCGAGGAGAGCCTGCGCAGGATCGCCGCATTTTTTGACGACAAGATCAAGCAGGGCGCCGAGCGCGTGATTGAAAAGTACAGGCCGGAATGCACGGCGGTGATCGAAAAATACCGCCCGCGCCTGGAAGGCAAGAAGGTGATGTTATACGTCGGTGGTCTGCGTCCGCGTCACACCATCGGCGCCTACGAAGATCTGGGCATGGAGATCGTTGGAACCGGCTACGAGTTCGGCCACGACGACGATTACGACCGCACCCTGAAGGAAGCGGGTGACGCCACTTTGCTGTACGACGACCTCACCGGTTATGAATTCGAGGAGTTCGTCAAGCGCATACGGCCGGATCTGATCGGCGCCGGAGTCAAGGAGAAGTATCTGTTCCAGAAGATGGGGATTCCGTTTCGCCAGATGCACTCCTGGGATTACTCGGGGCCCTATCACGGCTATGACGGCTTCGCCATATTTGCCCGTGACATGGACATGACCTTGAACAACCCTTGCTGGTCTCAGCTCACGGCGCCCTGGAAGCGCGAGCAACAGCAAGGTGGCGAGTAA
- the nifK_1 gene encoding nitrogenase molybdenum-iron protein beta chain, translated as MSQNVDDIKPSYPLFRDDDYKESLARKRALFEECHPQEKIDEVFKWTTTEEYQELNFKREALTIDPAKACQPLGAVLCALGFEKTLPYVHGSQGCTAYFRTYFNRHFKEPIACVSDSMTEDSAVFGGQKNMIAGLANARALYKPDMIAVSSTCMAEVIGDDLNGFIGNAKNAGSIPEDFPTPFAHTPSFVGSHTAGWDNMLEGILRYFTLNHMEDKEAGSNGKLNIVPGFETYLGNFRVIKRMLNEMGVDHSLLSDPSEVLDTPADGEYRMYAGGTTQDEIKDAPNAIDTLLLQPWQSDKTKKYVKNTWNHKASAINIPMGLAWTDEFLMQVSALTGKPIPASLEKERGRLVDMMTDSHTWLHGKKYALWGDPDFVMGMSRFLMELGAEPTHVLCNNARKRWRKAMEKMLEESPYGRNAKVYAGKDLWHMRSLVFTDKPDFMIGNSYGKFIQRDTLAKGKEYEVPLVRIGFPIFDRHHLHRMTTLGYEGAMYILTTLVNAVLERLDQETMILGVTDYNYDLIR; from the coding sequence ATGAGCCAGAATGTAGACGACATCAAGCCCAGTTATCCCTTGTTCCGGGATGACGACTACAAGGAGAGCCTCGCCAGAAAGAGGGCGCTGTTCGAGGAATGTCATCCTCAGGAGAAGATCGATGAGGTCTTTAAGTGGACCACCACCGAGGAGTACCAGGAACTGAACTTCAAGCGCGAGGCCCTGACCATCGATCCGGCCAAGGCCTGTCAGCCGTTGGGAGCGGTGCTGTGCGCCCTGGGCTTCGAAAAGACCCTGCCCTATGTGCACGGCAGTCAGGGTTGCACGGCCTATTTCCGGACTTATTTCAACCGCCACTTCAAGGAGCCCATTGCCTGTGTGTCCGACTCCATGACTGAGGACTCGGCGGTGTTCGGCGGCCAGAAGAACATGATAGCCGGGCTTGCAAATGCCAGGGCCCTGTACAAGCCGGATATGATCGCCGTATCCAGCACCTGTATGGCAGAGGTGATCGGCGACGATCTCAACGGCTTCATCGGCAACGCCAAGAATGCAGGTAGCATCCCCGAGGATTTTCCCACTCCGTTTGCGCATACGCCGAGTTTCGTCGGCAGCCACACCGCCGGTTGGGACAACATGTTGGAGGGGATTCTGCGCTACTTCACCCTGAACCACATGGAAGACAAAGAGGCCGGCAGTAATGGCAAGCTCAACATCGTGCCGGGCTTCGAGACCTATCTCGGTAACTTCCGCGTCATCAAGCGTATGTTGAACGAGATGGGCGTGGATCACAGCCTTCTCTCTGATCCCTCCGAGGTGCTGGATACACCGGCCGACGGCGAGTATCGCATGTACGCTGGCGGTACCACGCAGGACGAAATCAAGGACGCGCCCAATGCTATCGATACCCTGTTATTGCAGCCCTGGCAATCGGACAAGACCAAAAAATATGTCAAGAATACCTGGAACCACAAGGCGAGCGCAATCAACATCCCTATGGGTCTGGCGTGGACCGACGAATTCCTGATGCAGGTCTCGGCGCTTACCGGCAAGCCCATTCCGGCGTCCCTGGAAAAAGAGCGCGGCCGCCTGGTGGATATGATGACCGACTCCCATACCTGGTTGCACGGTAAGAAATATGCCCTGTGGGGCGATCCCGATTTTGTTATGGGTATGAGCCGGTTCCTGATGGAACTGGGGGCGGAGCCGACCCATGTACTTTGCAACAACGCCAGGAAGCGCTGGCGCAAGGCTATGGAGAAGATGCTGGAGGAATCACCCTATGGCCGGAACGCGAAGGTGTATGCCGGCAAGGATCTGTGGCACATGCGCTCGCTGGTGTTTACCGACAAACCGGATTTTATGATCGGTAATTCATACGGCAAGTTCATCCAGCGGGATACCCTGGCCAAGGGCAAGGAGTACGAGGTGCCGTTGGTGCGCATCGGCTTTCCGATCTTCGACCGGCATCACCTGCACCGCATGACGACCCTGGGCTATGAAGGCGCCATGTACATCCTTACTACCCTGGTGAACGCGGTGCTGGAACGTCTGGACCAGGAGACCATGATCCTGGGGGTGACGGACTATAACTACGACCTCATCCGTTGA
- the fdxN gene encoding ferredoxin-1: MAMYIVADECICCGDCVPECPTESIDEGKIVFEINAETCKECEGEYDSPKCVELCPIDNCILPLEAA, translated from the coding sequence ATGGCTATGTATATTGTTGCTGATGAATGTATTTGCTGCGGCGACTGTGTGCCGGAATGCCCCACAGAGTCTATCGATGAGGGCAAGATTGTGTTCGAGATCAATGCCGAGACCTGTAAAGAGTGCGAGGGGGAGTACGATTCGCCGAAATGCGTCGAACTGTGTCCCATTGATAACTGCATTCTTCCCCTGGAGGCTGCCTGA
- a CDS encoding dinitrogenase iron-molybdenum cofactor: protein MGEMVQRGLPEPRPYAEGDMLGSIRVACASRGDEQVDGHFGSCPLFLIYQVSADKIRLIDLRVTENAAQTDDGSAYRAGLIKDCHILYIQSIGGPAAAKVVKAGVHPIKLLEGGEAPEVLAQLQKVLAGSPPPWLAKVMGVVPEERVRYRQPEAP from the coding sequence ATGGGAGAGATGGTTCAACGCGGTCTGCCCGAACCCCGGCCCTATGCGGAAGGCGATATGCTCGGCTCCATCCGCGTGGCCTGTGCATCCCGGGGCGATGAGCAAGTGGATGGGCATTTCGGCTCCTGTCCCCTGTTTCTGATTTATCAGGTTTCTGCCGATAAGATTCGTCTCATCGATCTGCGTGTGACTGAAAACGCAGCTCAGACGGATGACGGAAGCGCCTACCGCGCTGGTTTGATCAAGGACTGCCATATCCTTTATATACAGTCCATCGGCGGGCCCGCCGCGGCCAAGGTGGTCAAGGCCGGGGTCCATCCGATCAAGCTTCTCGAAGGCGGCGAGGCCCCGGAAGTGCTGGCACAACTGCAAAAGGTGCTGGCCGGATCGCCGCCGCCATGGCTGGCCAAGGTCATGGGCGTGGTTCCGGAAGAACGCGTGCGCTACAGGCAGCCGGAGGCGCCATGA
- the nifD_2 gene encoding nitrogenase molybdenum-iron protein alpha chain, with translation MKANDIAELLDEPGCVHNKKSKSGCARPTPGTAAGGCAFDGAQIALLPITDVAHIVHGPIGCAGSSWDNRGTRSSGPALYRLGMTTDLTEQDIIMGRGEKRLFHSIKQAIDDYQPAAVFVYNTCVPALIGDDIEAVCKAAAERWGVPVVPVDAAGFYGTKNLGNRIAGETMLKYVVGRREPDPLPPEAQRPGIKVYDINLIAEYNIAGEFWHVLPLLDELGLRVLCTLSGDARYRDVQIMHRAEVNMMVCSKAMINVARKLREQYGTPWFEGSFYGIADTSHALREFARLIGDGNLTARTEALITREEALIHARLEPWRERLQDKWALLYTGGVKSWSVVSALQDLGIDVVATGTRKSTEEDKARIRELMGEDARMIEDGSPKELLEIVREYRADILIAGGRNMYTALKARLPFLDINQEREFGYAGYQGMLELARQLTLTMESPVWDAVRRPAPWTVSSRAGRAVVGGG, from the coding sequence ATGAAGGCTAATGATATTGCTGAGCTGCTTGACGAGCCGGGGTGCGTCCACAACAAGAAGTCCAAATCAGGTTGTGCCCGGCCCACGCCCGGCACGGCCGCGGGCGGTTGCGCCTTCGACGGTGCCCAGATCGCCCTGTTGCCCATCACCGATGTAGCCCATATCGTCCATGGTCCTATCGGTTGCGCCGGCAGTTCCTGGGACAACCGCGGCACGCGCTCCTCCGGGCCCGCCCTGTACCGGCTCGGCATGACCACGGACCTGACCGAGCAGGACATCATCATGGGTCGCGGCGAGAAGCGCCTGTTCCATTCCATCAAGCAGGCCATCGACGATTACCAACCGGCGGCGGTGTTCGTCTACAACACCTGCGTACCGGCGCTGATCGGCGACGACATCGAGGCGGTTTGCAAGGCGGCTGCAGAGCGCTGGGGCGTGCCCGTGGTACCGGTGGATGCGGCCGGTTTCTACGGTACCAAGAACCTGGGCAACCGCATCGCCGGTGAGACCATGCTGAAGTACGTAGTGGGTCGCCGCGAACCGGATCCCCTGCCGCCGGAGGCGCAACGCCCCGGCATCAAGGTGTACGATATCAATTTGATCGCTGAATACAACATCGCCGGTGAGTTCTGGCACGTGCTGCCGTTGCTGGACGAGCTGGGGCTGCGAGTACTGTGTACCCTGTCCGGTGATGCACGCTATCGTGATGTGCAGATCATGCACCGTGCCGAGGTGAACATGATGGTCTGTTCCAAGGCCATGATCAACGTGGCGCGCAAGCTCCGGGAACAATACGGCACGCCCTGGTTCGAGGGCAGCTTCTACGGTATCGCCGACACCTCCCACGCCCTGCGCGAGTTCGCGCGCCTCATCGGCGATGGGAATCTGACCGCACGCACTGAGGCCCTCATCACCCGGGAGGAGGCGCTTATCCATGCCAGGCTCGAACCCTGGCGTGAACGTTTACAGGACAAATGGGCGCTGCTTTATACGGGTGGCGTGAAGTCGTGGTCGGTGGTCTCGGCGCTGCAGGACCTCGGTATAGACGTGGTGGCCACCGGTACCCGGAAATCCACCGAGGAGGACAAGGCGCGCATCCGCGAACTCATGGGCGAGGACGCCAGGATGATCGAAGACGGCAGCCCCAAGGAGTTGCTGGAGATCGTCCGCGAATACCGCGCCGACATCCTCATCGCTGGCGGGCGCAACATGTACACGGCGCTGAAGGCGCGCCTGCCGTTCCTGGACATCAACCAGGAGCGTGAATTCGGTTACGCCGGTTATCAAGGCATGCTGGAGCTGGCGCGCCAACTCACACTCACCATGGAGAGCCCGGTGTGGGATGCAGTGCGCAGGCCGGCCCCATGGACCGTATCTTCCAGGGCGGGCCGGGCGGTGGTCGGCGGAGGCTGA
- the nifK_2 gene encoding nitrogenase molybdenum-iron protein beta chain, whose protein sequence is MAKIIKRNKALSVSPLKTNQAMGASLAFLGINRAIPMLHGSQGCAAFAKVFFVRHFREPIPLQTTAMDQVSTVMGAEDNIIEGLKTLCEKAEPALIGVPTTGLSETQGIDMKPVVKVFRQRYPQFSSVKVVPVSTPDFSGCLESGFAAAVRALIEELVPQAEEAGTQPGRQQRQVNVLASSHLTPGDVEVLKGIIEGFGLRPVLIPDLSDSLDGRLTELEFSPITVGGTPVSEFATLGDAAASLVIGPSLAKAADILRQRTGVPEHRFDHLMGLEAVDELLMTLAAISGNPVPECLQRQRAQLQDAMLDTHFMLGQARFAIAADPDLLNAFGQFLNGMGAEVVAVVASSRAPVLERIPARDVTIGDLEDLEYIAKDRNAELLIGNSHAAVLAERLGLPLLRAGFPQYDRLGGYQRNWIGYRGIRQALFDLADILLASNRHEIKPYRSIYAQKRQEVFSDGIAAVSENG, encoded by the coding sequence ATGGCTAAGATCATCAAACGCAACAAGGCCCTGTCCGTCAGTCCTTTAAAGACCAACCAGGCAATGGGCGCGTCGCTGGCCTTTCTGGGGATCAACCGCGCCATTCCCATGTTGCACGGCTCCCAGGGTTGCGCCGCCTTTGCCAAGGTGTTCTTCGTACGCCACTTCCGCGAGCCTATTCCACTACAGACCACTGCCATGGACCAGGTGAGTACCGTAATGGGTGCTGAAGACAACATCATCGAAGGGTTGAAGACCCTCTGCGAAAAGGCTGAACCGGCGCTGATCGGTGTGCCGACGACGGGGCTATCGGAGACCCAGGGTATCGATATGAAACCGGTGGTGAAGGTGTTTCGCCAGCGCTATCCTCAATTCTCTTCCGTAAAGGTCGTGCCTGTCAGCACCCCCGACTTCAGCGGCTGCCTGGAATCGGGCTTTGCCGCCGCCGTGCGTGCCCTGATTGAGGAGCTGGTGCCCCAGGCCGAAGAGGCCGGCACCCAACCCGGGCGGCAACAGCGACAGGTTAATGTACTGGCGAGTTCCCATTTGACGCCCGGCGATGTGGAAGTGCTCAAAGGAATCATCGAGGGTTTTGGGTTGCGCCCCGTGCTTATCCCCGATCTGTCGGATTCCCTCGACGGTCGTCTCACGGAGTTGGAGTTCAGTCCCATTACCGTGGGCGGTACACCGGTATCGGAGTTCGCCACACTGGGAGACGCCGCCGCAAGCCTGGTGATAGGGCCCTCGCTGGCCAAGGCTGCGGATATTCTAAGGCAGCGCACCGGCGTACCGGAGCACCGCTTCGACCACTTGATGGGGCTGGAGGCCGTTGACGAATTACTCATGACACTGGCAGCAATCAGCGGCAACCCGGTACCGGAATGTTTACAACGCCAGCGCGCCCAACTCCAGGACGCCATGTTAGATACCCATTTCATGTTGGGCCAGGCGCGCTTCGCTATTGCTGCGGACCCGGACCTGCTGAATGCCTTCGGTCAATTTTTAAACGGCATGGGGGCCGAGGTGGTGGCGGTGGTGGCGTCGAGTCGTGCACCGGTGCTGGAGCGTATCCCAGCGAGAGATGTAACGATCGGCGATCTGGAAGATCTGGAGTACATAGCGAAGGATCGAAATGCGGAATTGCTGATTGGCAATTCCCATGCTGCGGTGTTGGCGGAGCGCCTGGGGCTGCCGCTGTTGCGCGCCGGTTTTCCGCAGTACGATCGGCTAGGCGGTTACCAGCGCAACTGGATCGGATACCGCGGGATACGCCAGGCGCTGTTCGACCTGGCTGATATCCTGCTCGCCAGCAACCGCCATGAGATAAAACCCTACCGGTCTATTTACGCACAGAAACGCCAGGAGGTATTCAGCGATGGGATTGCAGCGGTGTCTGAGAATGGTTAA
- a CDS encoding dinitrogenase iron-molybdenum cofactor gives MGLQRCLRMVNSDTSTNTANKALKLAFATTDMKHVDQHFGSARVFAIYAVDIEHAKLLEAAQFDRVEQDGHEDKLVAKIAMLEGCAAVYCQAVGSSAIRQLLAHTIQPVKVVAGVAIADLIGSVQDMLRAGTSVWPARTVVRRQESDTRRFDAMEAEGWEE, from the coding sequence ATGGGATTGCAGCGGTGTCTGAGAATGGTTAACAGCGATACCAGTACGAATACAGCGAATAAGGCGTTGAAACTGGCGTTCGCCACCACGGACATGAAACATGTGGACCAGCACTTCGGTTCGGCGCGGGTGTTCGCTATCTATGCGGTGGACATAGAGCATGCCAAATTGCTCGAAGCGGCCCAGTTCGACAGAGTGGAACAAGACGGTCACGAGGACAAACTGGTTGCCAAGATCGCCATGTTGGAAGGTTGCGCCGCGGTCTATTGTCAGGCGGTCGGATCATCCGCTATCCGCCAGTTATTGGCGCACACCATCCAGCCGGTCAAGGTCGTCGCAGGCGTCGCCATCGCCGATCTGATTGGGTCCGTTCAGGATATGTTGCGCGCCGGTACGTCGGTGTGGCCGGCCAGGACCGTCGTTCGCCGGCAGGAGTCGGACACGAGGCGCTTTGACGCGATGGAGGCGGAAGGGTGGGAGGAATGA
- the leuA_1 gene encoding 2-isopropylmalate synthase, whose translation MSRAKHTVVIDDTTLRDGEQSAGVAFSVHEKLDIASRLDALGVPELEIGVPAMGEEECESIRAVVNSGVNARLLVWSRMCADDLIACRHLGVQMVDLSIPVSDQQIRNKLGKDHGWVLDAIARHVPQALDMGLEVCVGGEDASRADPEFLLRVAEAAQASGARRFRFADTVGIMEPFGVLARIRRLRAAVDLEIEMHAHDDLGLATANSLAAALAGATHLNTTVNGLGERAGNAALEEVVLGLQQLYGFEVGIDLQDYPALSHRVETAAGRPLSWQKSLVGEGAFTHEAGLHVDGLLKDPLNYQGVNPAQLGRQHRLVLGKHSGTRAVMQAYSDLGLSLTREEAALMLAQVRVFVTRAKRLPTPHDLESFHRDLRGGGVRSSFIPNG comes from the coding sequence ATGTCTAGAGCTAAACATACCGTCGTAATCGATGACACCACCTTGCGTGACGGGGAACAATCGGCGGGGGTGGCGTTCAGCGTGCATGAAAAGCTGGACATCGCCAGCCGCCTGGATGCTCTGGGGGTGCCGGAACTTGAGATCGGTGTCCCCGCCATGGGTGAGGAAGAGTGCGAAAGTATACGTGCCGTGGTCAATTCAGGTGTTAATGCACGACTGCTGGTGTGGAGCAGAATGTGCGCCGATGACTTGATCGCCTGCCGTCATCTCGGTGTGCAGATGGTAGACCTGTCCATCCCGGTGTCCGACCAGCAGATCCGCAACAAGCTGGGGAAAGATCATGGCTGGGTGTTGGACGCGATTGCCCGGCATGTTCCGCAGGCGTTGGATATGGGTCTTGAGGTATGTGTTGGAGGGGAGGACGCCTCGCGCGCGGATCCCGAGTTTCTGTTACGCGTAGCCGAAGCCGCACAGGCGAGTGGGGCGCGGCGCTTCCGCTTCGCCGATACCGTCGGGATCATGGAACCGTTTGGGGTGCTGGCGCGCATACGCCGCCTGCGGGCCGCTGTCGATCTGGAGATTGAAATGCACGCCCACGACGACCTGGGTCTGGCTACTGCCAATAGCCTGGCGGCGGCCCTGGCCGGAGCAACGCACCTGAATACCACAGTCAACGGTCTGGGCGAACGGGCCGGCAACGCAGCACTGGAAGAGGTGGTGTTGGGTCTGCAACAACTTTACGGTTTTGAGGTCGGTATTGATCTGCAGGATTATCCGGCGTTGTCGCACCGGGTTGAAACTGCGGCTGGACGGCCATTGTCGTGGCAGAAGAGTTTGGTGGGCGAGGGGGCGTTTACTCACGAAGCGGGACTCCACGTGGACGGTTTACTCAAAGACCCCTTGAACTACCAGGGCGTGAACCCGGCACAACTGGGCCGGCAACATCGGCTCGTATTAGGAAAACACTCCGGCACCCGGGCTGTCATGCAAGCTTATTCCGATTTGGGCCTGTCGCTTACCCGCGAGGAAGCGGCGCTGATGCTCGCCCAGGTGCGGGTCTTTGTGACCCGCGCCAAGCGTCTCCCGACACCTCATGATCTGGAGAGCTTCCACCGGGACCTGCGGGGTGGCGGCGTAAGGAGCAGTTTCATCCCGAACGGATGA
- the ccs1 gene encoding cytochrome c biogenesis protein Ccs1: protein MMKSIWKFFTSTRLAVVLSLLITIDVLTGTILLSSSPKALGAIDLEIFFYWLFGAGLNNLTASWWIFLLLILLALFVVNTIVCTVDSIVFMLRPRRDAARIKPRRILSQAIHLGFIIGLLGHLVSSASGFRTMDNRLFEGSSIPMPQSSELSLRLNKLDVAFTKNGDMQRMDAYLSLIRDKGVVKDKVVRLNEPLLYQGNAVYITHHGEAPESMKFELSGNGTQEIIKIKLHEKSVTSSRGYTLKLEGLIPDFARDSKGKVYSASKQYRNPALEVKVYKGEKFLVTGWFLLQYPDKTPLAFDGLKLVFSGLTYRPYAILTINRDPGAVIVLSGALIFIISLIWLLFIKGEGMELVKRQT, encoded by the coding sequence ATGATGAAGAGTATCTGGAAATTCTTCACTTCCACCCGCCTGGCGGTTGTATTGTCCCTTCTCATTACAATCGATGTGCTGACGGGAACCATTCTGCTTTCCAGTTCTCCAAAAGCCCTCGGGGCGATAGATCTGGAAATATTCTTTTACTGGCTTTTTGGCGCGGGCCTGAACAATCTCACCGCTTCATGGTGGATATTTCTCCTCCTTATCCTGCTAGCTCTCTTTGTGGTAAATACTATTGTCTGCACTGTAGACTCGATCGTGTTTATGTTAAGACCTCGACGGGACGCGGCCAGGATCAAACCCAGAAGAATACTTTCCCAGGCCATCCATCTGGGCTTCATCATCGGTCTTTTGGGGCACCTGGTATCCAGCGCCTCCGGGTTTCGGACAATGGACAACCGCCTTTTCGAAGGCAGCAGCATCCCCATGCCACAGAGCAGTGAGCTATCGCTACGGCTGAACAAACTGGACGTTGCATTTACCAAAAATGGCGACATGCAAAGAATGGATGCCTACCTCAGTCTCATACGGGACAAAGGAGTCGTCAAGGACAAGGTGGTGAGATTAAATGAACCTCTCCTGTATCAGGGTAATGCGGTCTATATCACCCACCACGGTGAGGCCCCCGAGAGTATGAAGTTTGAACTTTCAGGCAACGGTACCCAGGAGATAATCAAGATCAAGCTTCATGAAAAGAGTGTTACGAGCAGCAGGGGTTATACGCTCAAACTGGAAGGCCTCATTCCAGACTTTGCCAGAGACAGTAAGGGGAAAGTGTATTCGGCCTCGAAACAATACCGAAACCCTGCGCTGGAAGTAAAGGTATACAAGGGAGAGAAGTTCCTGGTGACTGGCTGGTTTTTGTTGCAATACCCAGACAAGACACCCCTTGCTTTCGACGGGCTCAAGCTTGTTTTCTCCGGGCTCACCTATAGGCCATATGCTATTCTGACTATCAACAGGGATCCGGGCGCCGTAATTGTCCTCTCTGGTGCGCTGATTTTTATAATTTCCTTAATCTGGCTCCTGTTTATAAAAGGTGAAGGAATGGAGCTTGTGAAGAGACAAACATAA